Proteins encoded within one genomic window of Ascaphus truei isolate aAscTru1 chromosome 8, aAscTru1.hap1, whole genome shotgun sequence:
- the NUDT13 gene encoding NAD(P)H pyrophosphatase NUDT13, mitochondrial isoform X4: MRPCCPGYDDQAQALLRWHEAHQYCSKTGKPTQKNVSGSKRVCSANGMIYYPQMSPVVITLVSHRNRCLLARQENFPEGMYTALAGFCDIGETLEETVRREVAEEVGLEIQSLRYSGSQHWPFPNSSLMIACQATVQQDELNVNTHELEAARWFSLEEVEEALQRDRLPSKREDGTLPLWVPPKWAIAHHLIQEWVQEQKSTSEL, from the exons GCCCAGGCTCTTCTGCGCTGGCACGAAGCCCACCAATATTGTAGTAAAACAGGAAAGCCCACCCAAAAAAATGTGTCGGGCAGCAAGAGAGTTTGCAGTGCAAATGGAATGATCTATTACCCCCAG ATGTCCCCAGTGGTGATCACTCTGGTTTCTCACAGGAACCGATGCCTGCTTGCTCGGCAGGAAAACTTCCCAGAAGGGATGTACACTGCTCTTGCAGGTTTCTGTGACATTG GCGAGACATTAGAGGAGACAGTTCGGAGAGAGGTGGCTGAGGAAGTAGGGTTGGAAATTCAATCTCTCCGGTATTCCGGATCCCAGCACTGGCCCTTTCCCAATAGCTCCCTAATGATTGCATGCCAGGCCACCGTGCAGCAAGATGAG CTCAACGTGAACACACACGAATTGGAGGCTGCGAGGTGGTTCAGCTTGGAAGAAGTGGAAGAAGCTTTGCAACGAGACCGCCTGCCCTCCAAACGAGAGGATGGTACTTTGCCACTATGGGTGCCACCAAAGTGGGCAATAGCTCACCATCTGATCCAGGAGTGGGTGCAGGAGCAGAAAAGTACATCTGAGCTGTAA